Proteins from a genomic interval of Cydia amplana chromosome 8, ilCydAmpl1.1, whole genome shotgun sequence:
- the LOC134650531 gene encoding mitotic spindle assembly checkpoint protein MAD2A, protein MSQQQTKNSITLRGSAQIICEYLKYAINSVLFQRGLYPPETFKAEQQYGITLLMSEDAQIKNFLSNLLTQSEEWIIKKKVSKLSLVILNVANKEVLECWDFNVQYEDGDAALSKEKNETVSSKDLKKIQQEIRDVMLQVAATISYLPFLDCRCSFDVLVHAKTDCDVPEKWAEAEPVAIQNAQNVQFKAFSTGLNKVETVVSYKLVD, encoded by the exons atgtcacaacAGCAGACGAAGAACAGCATAACACTTCGGGGTTCTGCGCAAATTATTTGCGagtatttaa AGTATGCTATCAACTCTGTTCTATTTCAAAGAGGACTGTATCCTCCGGAAACGTTTAAAGCCGAACAGCAGTATGGAATCACTCTACTCATGTCAGAGGATGCACAAATTAAGAATTTTCTAAGCAATCTTCTTACTCAAAGTGAAG AGTGGATAATCAAGAAAAAGGTCAGCAAACTATCACTTGTAATACTAAATGTAGCTAATAAAGAGGTGCTTGAATGCTGGGACTTCAATGTGCAGTATGAAGATGGTGATGCGGCTCTGTCTAAGGAAAAAAATGAAACTGTAAGCAGTAAAGATCTAAAAAAGATACAGCAAGAAATTAGAGATGTTATGTTGCAAGTAGCAGCCACTATTTCATACTTACCTTTCTTAGACTGTAGATGTTCATTTGATGTCCTAGTGCATGCCAAGACAGACTGTGACGTTCCTGAGAAATGGGCGGAGGCAGAGCCCGTGGCAATTCAGAATGCACAGAATGTTCAGTTCAAAGCATTTTCAACCGGACTCAATAAAGTAGAAACAGTAGTTAGTTATAAGCTAGTAGATTAG